A single Pantoea rwandensis DNA region contains:
- the recD gene encoding exodeoxyribonuclease V subunit alpha: MNGIAALLQQAVELRLLRSLDVQFALLLADDTQPARLLAAACLSAEAGEGHVCLPLSQLSREGLFKGRHPELAQAIWLAAGEPQDWTQILAGWPALSNSKNEQAAPIVLTEGRLYLHRLWHHEGQVARFFQAQSAPQAFPDGEVRTVLDNLFGTEPDDWQKIAAAVALTQKTAVISGGPGTGKTTTVAKLLASLIRLSHGALRIQLAAPTGKAAARLTESLGKALQKLPVSDIERQRFPAEATTLHRLLGAQPETQRLRYHAGNLLHLDVLVVDEASMVDLGMMANLIAALPPQARVIFLGDRDQLASVEAGAVLGDICRCAEAGYSVARAAQLSALTGCQVEGHDDDSAPAVRDAICLLRKSYRFDANSGIGKLAAAVNAGEPKAVEAAFNAGFSDISRQPLNDGEAYQAMLNDIAEGYRPFLRLVSQRAQPAEILHAFGRYQLLCALREGPFGVQGLNQRIEQKLMQLQLIRRPQGGSRWYQGRPVMVTRNDSALGLFNGDIGMTLLDDEGLLKVFFPLPDGSIKAVQPSRLPAHDTAWSMTVHKSQGSEFDHTALVMPAQFLPVLTRELIYTAITRARKQLTLYSDESVFRRAVQLRTQRRSGLLDRLSGESF, encoded by the coding sequence ATGAATGGCATTGCAGCGCTATTGCAACAGGCGGTTGAGCTACGTTTACTGCGTTCACTGGATGTTCAGTTCGCACTGTTACTGGCGGATGACACGCAGCCAGCACGCCTCCTTGCGGCTGCCTGTCTCAGTGCGGAAGCGGGTGAGGGGCACGTCTGTTTACCGCTGTCACAGTTGAGCCGTGAAGGGTTATTCAAGGGCCGTCACCCTGAACTGGCGCAGGCCATCTGGCTGGCGGCGGGCGAACCGCAGGACTGGACGCAAATTCTGGCTGGCTGGCCTGCTCTGAGCAACAGCAAAAACGAGCAGGCAGCACCGATTGTACTAACCGAAGGCCGTCTTTATCTGCATCGTCTCTGGCACCACGAAGGGCAGGTGGCGCGTTTCTTTCAGGCGCAGTCTGCTCCGCAGGCATTTCCTGATGGAGAGGTGCGTACTGTACTGGATAACCTGTTTGGTACTGAGCCAGATGACTGGCAAAAAATCGCGGCGGCGGTGGCGCTAACGCAGAAAACAGCGGTGATCTCGGGCGGCCCCGGCACCGGGAAAACCACCACCGTGGCAAAACTGCTGGCGTCCTTGATTCGCCTGAGCCACGGCGCGCTGCGCATTCAGCTGGCCGCCCCGACCGGAAAAGCGGCGGCGCGTTTAACCGAATCGCTCGGTAAAGCGTTGCAAAAACTGCCGGTCAGCGACATTGAGCGCCAACGCTTCCCTGCGGAAGCTACCACGCTGCACCGTTTGCTCGGTGCCCAGCCCGAAACCCAGCGCTTGCGCTATCACGCCGGTAACCTGCTGCATCTGGATGTGCTGGTGGTGGATGAAGCCTCAATGGTTGATTTGGGCATGATGGCCAATCTCATCGCCGCACTGCCACCTCAGGCGCGCGTGATTTTTCTTGGTGACCGCGACCAGTTGGCGTCAGTAGAAGCCGGTGCGGTACTGGGCGATATTTGCCGCTGCGCGGAAGCGGGATACAGCGTCGCGCGTGCCGCCCAGCTGAGTGCGTTAACCGGTTGCCAGGTTGAAGGCCACGATGATGACAGCGCGCCAGCCGTGCGCGACGCCATCTGCTTATTACGCAAGAGCTATCGCTTCGATGCTAACTCGGGCATCGGCAAGCTTGCGGCTGCGGTCAATGCAGGCGAGCCAAAGGCGGTTGAGGCCGCATTTAACGCGGGCTTCAGCGATATATCACGCCAGCCACTCAATGATGGCGAGGCCTATCAGGCAATGCTGAATGATATCGCGGAAGGCTACCGTCCGTTCCTGCGGCTGGTGAGCCAGCGAGCACAGCCCGCAGAGATTCTGCACGCATTTGGGCGATATCAACTGCTGTGCGCACTGCGAGAAGGGCCGTTTGGCGTGCAGGGATTGAATCAGCGTATTGAGCAAAAACTGATGCAGCTGCAGCTGATTCGTCGTCCACAGGGTGGCAGCCGCTGGTATCAGGGGCGCCCGGTGATGGTGACACGCAATGACAGTGCGCTTGGGCTGTTTAACGGCGATATCGGGATGACTTTGTTAGATGACGAAGGGCTACTGAAGGTTTTCTTCCCGTTACCCGATGGCAGCATTAAAGCGGTGCAGCCGAGCCGGTTACCGGCGCATGATACGGCCTGGTCGATGACGGTGCATAAATCGCAGGGGTCGGAGTTCGACCATACAGCACTGGTGATGCCGGCACAGTTTTTACCGGTGCTCACTCGCGAACTGATCTACACCGCCATTACTCGTGCGCGCAAACAGTTAACGCTCTACAGCGATGAAAGCGTGTTTCGCCGTGCGGTGCAGTTACGCACCCAGCGTCGAAGCGGATTGCTGGATCGATTGAGCGGGGAGTCATTCTGA
- the argA gene encoding amino-acid N-acetyltransferase has protein sequence MKERSTELVQGFRHTVPYINAHRDKTFVIMLGGEAIEHENFSNIVNDIGLLHSLGIRLVVVYGARPQIDASMAQQQLEPIYHKHTRVTDAQSLELVKQAAGRLQLDITARLSMSLNNTPLQGAHINVVSGNFIIAQPLGVDDGVDYCHSGRIRRIDEEAIHRQLDNDAIVLLGPVAVSVTGESFNLTSEEVATQLAIKLKAEKMIGFCSEQGVTNREGTIISELFPNEAQARIDEMENDGDFLSGTVRFLRGAVKACRSGVRRSHLISYQEDGALIQELFSRDGIGTQIVMESAEQIRRATINDIGGILELIRPLEQQGILVRRSREQLEMEIDKFTIIQRDNLTIACAALYPFPDEQIGEMACVAVHPDYRSSSRGELLLERVALQARQMGLKKLFVLTTRSIHWFQERGFTPVDIESLPESKKQMYNYQRRSKVLMADLR, from the coding sequence GTGAAGGAACGTAGTACTGAACTGGTTCAGGGTTTTCGCCATACCGTTCCCTATATAAATGCCCACCGTGACAAGACCTTTGTCATTATGCTTGGCGGCGAAGCTATCGAGCATGAGAACTTTTCCAACATCGTTAACGACATTGGCTTGTTGCATAGTCTCGGCATTCGCCTGGTGGTTGTCTATGGTGCCAGACCGCAGATTGATGCCAGCATGGCGCAACAGCAGCTGGAACCGATTTACCACAAACATACGCGCGTTACTGATGCTCAATCACTGGAACTGGTGAAGCAGGCCGCCGGACGTTTGCAACTCGACATTACCGCGCGACTGTCGATGAGCCTGAATAACACCCCACTGCAAGGCGCGCACATCAACGTGGTGAGCGGTAACTTTATTATTGCCCAGCCGCTGGGCGTCGATGATGGCGTGGACTACTGCCACAGCGGCCGTATTCGTCGTATTGATGAAGAAGCCATCCATCGTCAGCTGGATAATGATGCCATTGTGCTGCTCGGCCCAGTCGCGGTGTCGGTGACGGGTGAAAGCTTTAACCTGACATCCGAAGAAGTGGCCACGCAGTTGGCGATCAAGCTAAAAGCCGAGAAAATGATTGGCTTCTGCTCTGAACAAGGCGTCACCAACCGCGAAGGCACCATTATCTCTGAGCTGTTCCCCAACGAAGCGCAGGCGCGCATCGATGAGATGGAAAACGATGGTGATTTCCTGTCGGGCACCGTGCGTTTCCTGCGTGGCGCGGTGAAAGCCTGCCGCAGCGGCGTACGTCGTAGCCACCTGATCAGTTATCAGGAAGATGGCGCATTGATTCAGGAACTGTTCTCGCGTGACGGTATTGGTACGCAGATTGTGATGGAGTCCGCCGAGCAGATTCGTCGCGCCACCATCAACGATATTGGCGGCATTCTCGAATTGATTCGCCCGCTGGAGCAACAAGGCATTCTGGTGCGTCGTTCGCGCGAGCAATTGGAAATGGAGATCGACAAATTCACCATTATTCAGCGCGACAATCTGACCATCGCTTGTGCCGCGCTCTATCCTTTCCCGGATGAGCAGATTGGTGAAATGGCCTGCGTGGCGGTGCATCCCGATTACCGCAGCTCTTCACGCGGCGAGCTGTTGCTGGAGCGTGTGGCGCTGCAGGCACGTCAGATGGGGTTGAAGAAGCTGTTTGTGCTGACCACCCGCAGTATTCACTGGTTCCAGGAACGCGGCTTTACGCCGGTTGATATTGAATCACTGCCGGAGAGTAAGAAGCAGATGTATAACTATCAGCGCCGTTCGAAAGTGCTGATGGCGGATTTGCGCTAA